A single region of the Flavobacteriales bacterium genome encodes:
- the lipA gene encoding lipoyl synthase, translated as MANKIENKEPVKIVQNKRVKPDWLKVNIAGGGKYAEMKDLVTKHKLHTICESGKCPNIGECWGVGTATFMIGGNTCTRSCQFCNVATGKGDVLDATEPFKVAQSISIMGIKHAVITSVDRDDLADGGSTHWAKTVLEIRKWNPETTLETLIPDFQGNTEQLDRIIEVHPEIVSHNIETVRRLTKEVRIQAKYDRSMDVLKYLREKGMKTKSGIMLGMGETDEEIRETLADLRSVGVDIITMGQYLQPTARHLKVDRYVTPEDFAKYKDWADAMGFEFVESGPLVRSSYHAEKHLK; from the coding sequence ATGGCAAATAAAATTGAAAATAAAGAGCCTGTAAAGATTGTGCAGAACAAACGGGTAAAGCCCGATTGGTTGAAGGTAAACATTGCCGGAGGCGGCAAATATGCAGAAATGAAAGACCTGGTAACCAAGCATAAACTGCACACTATTTGTGAAAGCGGAAAATGCCCAAATATTGGCGAATGTTGGGGAGTTGGCACAGCCACATTTATGATTGGGGGCAACACCTGCACCCGCTCCTGCCAGTTTTGCAATGTGGCCACTGGAAAAGGCGATGTGCTTGACGCTACCGAACCTTTCAAAGTGGCTCAAAGCATTAGCATTATGGGCATTAAACATGCTGTAATAACTAGTGTTGACAGAGATGACCTTGCCGATGGCGGCTCCACACATTGGGCAAAAACAGTATTGGAAATACGCAAATGGAATCCGGAAACTACTTTAGAAACGCTTATTCCGGATTTTCAAGGAAACACTGAGCAATTAGACAGAATTATTGAGGTTCATCCCGAAATTGTCTCTCACAATATTGAGACTGTTAGACGGCTCACAAAAGAAGTGCGTATTCAAGCAAAATACGACCGCAGTATGGACGTGCTGAAATACTTGCGTGAAAAAGGAATGAAAACCAAAAGCGGTATCATGCTTGGCATGGGCGAAACCGATGAGGAAATACGAGAAACATTGGCCGATTTACGCAGTGTTGGGGTTGATATAATTACCATGGGGCAATATTTGCAACCCACGGCACGTCATTTAAAGGTGGATAGATACGTTACCCCCGAAGATTTTGCAAAATACAAGGATTGGGCAGACGCGATGGGCTTTGAATTTGTCGAAAGTGGCCCTTTGGTTCGATCGAGCTATCACGCAGAAAAACATTTGAAGTGA
- a CDS encoding acyl-CoA dehydrogenase family protein, which yields MQGGEFLIKDQKANEVFIPEQLNEEQLMFRSMTIDFVEQKIWPIVAKIDKQLQNPELIPGLLDEIGQLGILGAGVPEEYGGMGVDFNTETVLSEELGKSLSFGVAVAAHTGIGTLPILYFGTEEQKQKYLPKLASGELKASYCLTEPGSGSDALAAKTKAVLDGDQWVLNGQKMWITNAGFADLYIVFAQVDGDKFTGFIVERNTPGLTLGDEEIKLGIKGSSTRQVFFENVRIPKENLLGEISKGHKIAFNVLNIGRFKLGAMVMGGCKKSIDIAINYANERQQFGQPISQFGAIQHKLAEMAIKAYVTESATYRLADLITNKIEELKKEGLSKAEAKLRAAEEYNIECAILKVLGSESLDFVIDEAVQIFGGTGYSEEYPVARMYRDSRINRIFEGTNEINRMLAVGQVLKKALKGELDLMTPAMKIQEELMSIPDFGDDDESELFFAEKKAISNAKKAILMAAGAAAQKFLMELEKQQEILMNLADMAIEIFTAESALLRTEKLISMRGKEAANLHVLMAKTYLNDALERIYLAGKHALCGFAEGDELRMMLIGMKRFTKYEPFNTIAARKAIAAKIVEENKYPF from the coding sequence ATGCAAGGAGGAGAATTTTTAATAAAAGATCAAAAAGCAAACGAGGTTTTTATACCTGAACAGCTTAATGAGGAACAATTGATGTTCCGCAGCATGACCATTGATTTTGTAGAACAAAAAATTTGGCCGATTGTAGCCAAAATAGATAAGCAGTTGCAAAATCCGGAACTCATTCCCGGCCTGTTAGACGAAATTGGTCAATTAGGTATTTTGGGAGCCGGAGTGCCCGAAGAATATGGGGGCATGGGCGTTGATTTTAACACCGAAACCGTGTTGAGCGAGGAGCTTGGCAAATCTCTTTCGTTTGGTGTGGCAGTGGCCGCCCACACGGGTATTGGCACCTTGCCAATTCTTTATTTTGGCACCGAAGAGCAAAAACAAAAATACTTGCCCAAACTTGCCAGCGGGGAGTTGAAAGCCAGTTATTGTCTTACCGAACCGGGCAGTGGGTCGGATGCATTGGCGGCAAAAACAAAAGCTGTTTTGGATGGAGACCAATGGGTGCTAAACGGTCAAAAAATGTGGATTACCAATGCCGGATTTGCTGATTTATACATCGTTTTTGCCCAAGTGGATGGCGACAAATTCACTGGCTTTATAGTAGAAAGAAACACCCCAGGATTGACTCTGGGAGACGAAGAAATAAAACTCGGAATTAAGGGTTCAAGCACCCGTCAGGTGTTTTTCGAAAATGTGCGAATACCAAAAGAAAACTTACTTGGCGAAATAAGTAAAGGACACAAAATTGCCTTCAACGTGCTGAATATAGGCAGGTTTAAATTGGGTGCAATGGTAATGGGAGGTTGCAAAAAATCCATTGACATTGCCATAAATTATGCCAACGAACGCCAACAATTCGGACAACCCATCTCCCAATTTGGAGCCATCCAACACAAGTTGGCCGAAATGGCCATAAAGGCTTATGTCACCGAATCGGCTACCTACCGCTTGGCCGACTTGATAACCAATAAAATTGAAGAACTTAAAAAAGAAGGTCTTAGCAAGGCAGAAGCCAAATTGAGGGCAGCCGAGGAATACAATATTGAATGTGCCATTCTTAAAGTGTTGGGCAGCGAATCGCTTGATTTTGTGATTGACGAAGCAGTGCAAATTTTTGGTGGAACGGGCTACAGCGAAGAATATCCTGTGGCACGTATGTATCGCGACTCGCGGATTAACCGGATTTTTGAGGGTACAAACGAAATTAATCGAATGTTGGCCGTTGGTCAGGTGCTAAAAAAAGCCCTAAAAGGAGAACTTGATTTGATGACTCCTGCTATGAAAATTCAGGAAGAATTGATGTCTATTCCCGATTTTGGCGATGACGATGAGTCTGAATTATTCTTTGCCGAGAAAAAAGCCATCTCCAATGCCAAAAAAGCCATTTTAATGGCAGCTGGTGCAGCGGCACAAAAGTTTTTGATGGAACTGGAAAAACAGCAGGAAATTTTAATGAATTTAGCCGACATGGCCATCGAAATTTTTACTGCCGAAAGTGCCCTGTTGCGGACAGAAAAATTAATTTCCATGCGGGGTAAAGAGGCCGCAAACCTTCATGTATTGATGGCAAAAACGTATTTGAACGATGCCTTAGAACGAATTTATTTAGCTGGAAAACACGCACTTTGTGGTTTTGCCGAAGGCGACGAACTGCGAATGATGTTGATTGGTATGAAACGGTTTACGAAATACGAACCTTTTAACACCATAGCCGCCCGAAAAGCCATTGCCGCCAAAATTGTGGAGGAGAATAAGTATCCGTTTTAA
- a CDS encoding enoyl-CoA hydratase/isomerase family protein encodes MDILEATKRKIKAVAVLGSGVMGSRLACHFANIGLKVFLLDIVPFDLSDEEKNNPKARNRIVESSLAAALKSNPSPVYNTNVAKRISTGNFDDNMHWIAQCDWILEAVVENLKIKNEVFEKVEKHRKPGTLITSNTSGIPISMMLQQRSEDFQAHFCGTHFFNPPRYLRLLEIIPSEKTHPEVTQFLMHYGDLFLGKKTVLCKDAPAFIANRIGVFSIMAIFHLMQQMDMTIEEVDAVTGPVSGRPKSATFRTSDLVGLDTLVKVATGVAQNCPNDEAKDLFNIPEFLQKLIENNWLGDKTGQGFYKKSKDANGTTVIEVLDLKTFEYKPQTKPRFESIGAARKADSVKHRIKILAKANDKASGFLKTLNQQVLAYSSNRIPEIADHLYQIDDAMRAGFGWELGPFETWETLGVRTVFDAMKSAGVTPNGWVEEMLDLGFENFYKTENGARYFYDIQTKNYQIIPGSEENIVLDNYRSNKLVWGNKGASLHDIGDGVLCLEFHTKMNAIGSEILQGINKSIDIAEQDGWRGLVIGNDAPNFSAGANLAMMLMLAIEQEYDELNMAIRYFQNTVMRLRYSAIPVVMAPHGMTLGGGCEMSLHADSTVAAAETYIGLVEFGAGLIPGGGGTKEFVVRASDSFYNGDPQLPTLQERFTTIATAKVATSGYEAFDIGVLHRDKDEVVINQQRLIAEAKRKVLELDAEGYVMKPQREDILVLGKTALGTLYAGIEAFGVSGFATPHDQKMARKLAFVMAGGDLSQPTHVSEQYLLDLEREAFLSLLGERKTLERIQHILKTGKPLRN; translated from the coding sequence ATGGATATTTTAGAAGCAACTAAAAGAAAAATAAAAGCCGTTGCCGTTCTTGGTTCCGGCGTTATGGGCAGCAGGCTGGCTTGTCATTTTGCCAATATTGGGTTAAAAGTTTTTTTGCTCGATATTGTTCCGTTTGATTTATCAGATGAGGAAAAAAACAACCCGAAAGCTCGTAATCGCATTGTAGAATCATCATTGGCAGCCGCCCTAAAATCGAACCCATCTCCTGTTTATAATACCAATGTGGCCAAACGCATCAGCACTGGAAACTTTGACGACAATATGCATTGGATTGCCCAATGCGACTGGATTTTGGAGGCAGTTGTCGAGAATTTGAAAATAAAAAACGAGGTTTTTGAAAAGGTAGAAAAACACCGAAAACCCGGTACGTTGATTACCAGCAACACCAGTGGTATTCCCATTTCGATGATGCTTCAACAGCGGTCGGAAGATTTTCAGGCTCACTTTTGCGGAACACATTTTTTCAACCCTCCCCGCTATTTGCGGTTGTTAGAAATTATTCCTTCGGAAAAAACCCATCCGGAGGTAACCCAATTTTTGATGCACTACGGTGATTTGTTTTTGGGCAAAAAAACCGTTTTATGCAAAGACGCTCCGGCGTTTATTGCCAACCGAATTGGCGTTTTTAGCATCATGGCCATTTTTCATTTGATGCAACAAATGGATATGACCATTGAGGAAGTGGATGCCGTGACCGGACCTGTTTCGGGCAGACCCAAATCGGCAACGTTTAGAACCTCCGACCTTGTGGGTCTTGACACGCTGGTAAAAGTGGCCACCGGAGTAGCTCAAAATTGTCCGAATGACGAAGCAAAGGATTTGTTTAACATTCCTGAATTTCTTCAAAAACTAATTGAAAACAACTGGTTGGGCGACAAAACCGGACAAGGTTTTTACAAAAAATCGAAAGATGCCAACGGAACCACCGTTATTGAAGTTCTCGATTTAAAAACCTTTGAATACAAGCCACAAACCAAACCTCGGTTTGAATCAATTGGTGCTGCCAGAAAAGCAGATAGCGTAAAGCATCGCATTAAAATTTTGGCCAAAGCAAATGACAAGGCCTCTGGTTTTTTGAAAACCCTGAACCAACAGGTTTTGGCTTATTCCAGCAACCGCATTCCGGAAATTGCCGACCATTTATATCAAATTGACGATGCCATGCGTGCCGGATTTGGATGGGAACTCGGCCCTTTTGAAACATGGGAAACGCTTGGGGTTAGAACCGTTTTTGATGCTATGAAATCGGCGGGCGTTACGCCCAACGGTTGGGTAGAGGAAATGTTAGACTTGGGTTTCGAAAACTTCTACAAAACCGAAAACGGAGCTCGTTATTTTTACGATATTCAAACCAAAAATTACCAAATTATTCCCGGTTCGGAAGAAAATATAGTGTTGGACAATTATCGGTCGAACAAGCTGGTGTGGGGCAATAAAGGGGCTAGTTTGCACGACATTGGAGATGGCGTTTTATGCCTTGAGTTTCACACAAAAATGAATGCCATTGGCTCCGAAATTTTGCAGGGCATAAACAAATCTATCGACATTGCCGAGCAAGATGGTTGGCGAGGATTGGTTATTGGCAATGACGCTCCCAATTTTTCGGCGGGAGCCAATTTGGCCATGATGCTGATGTTGGCCATCGAGCAAGAATATGATGAACTGAATATGGCCATTCGCTATTTTCAAAACACCGTAATGCGACTGCGATATTCAGCCATTCCCGTGGTGATGGCTCCGCACGGCATGACCCTGGGTGGTGGTTGCGAAATGAGTTTGCATGCCGATAGCACCGTGGCAGCCGCCGAAACATACATTGGTTTGGTTGAGTTTGGTGCAGGACTCATTCCCGGAGGTGGCGGCACCAAAGAGTTTGTGGTGCGGGCATCTGACAGTTTTTATAATGGCGACCCTCAGTTGCCAACATTGCAAGAGCGATTTACCACCATTGCCACCGCCAAGGTGGCCACATCGGGCTATGAGGCATTTGATATTGGCGTGTTGCATCGCGACAAGGATGAGGTAGTAATCAATCAACAAAGGTTGATAGCCGAGGCCAAACGAAAAGTTCTTGAATTGGATGCCGAAGGCTATGTTATGAAACCACAACGCGAAGATATTTTGGTATTGGGAAAAACGGCTTTAGGAACACTCTATGCCGGAATAGAAGCCTTTGGCGTGAGCGGTTTTGCCACTCCGCACGACCAAAAAATGGCTCGAAAACTGGCCTTTGTTATGGCCGGAGGCGATTTATCGCAGCCCACCCACGTTTCGGAACAATATTTATTGGATTTAGAGCGGGAAGCCTTCCTCTCTCTTTTGGGCGAACGAAAAACCTTAGAACGTATCCAACACATTTTAAAAACTGGAAAACCGCTGAGGAATTAG